The following coding sequences lie in one Notolabrus celidotus isolate fNotCel1 chromosome 20, fNotCel1.pri, whole genome shotgun sequence genomic window:
- the elfn1a gene encoding protein ELFN1, whose translation MTLRGAPMACSSGMVMSAFFWSVAIVYLTHIGRVSGDCWLIEGEKGFVWLAICSQNQPPYEAIPQHINSTIVDLRLNENKIKSIHYSALSRFANLTYLNLTKNEISYIEDGAFSAQFNLQVLQMGFNKLRNLTEGILRGLGKLQYLYLQANLIETVTPNAFWECPNIENIDLSMNRIQQLDGSTFTSLTKLTTCELYTNPFNCSCELLGFVKWLSVFPNRTNERMVCDSPAGVSGYSLLSQNPKNPTYRNALHMLTTVCTDEYVTPFIPLPPESTTSPPDATLCGLEDCPSGTEPDDLTISTTYNDVEVSPVMKLKQVSNTGAIVTVQIPYPFKKMYILVLYNNSFFTDIQNLKDIKEDIELKNLKPHTDYTYCVASIRNSLRHNHTCLTITTGPWNGKERAVTNATATHYIMTILGCLFSMVIFLGVVYYCLRRKRQQDEKHKKAGSLKKNIMELKYGQELEGGTISRMSQKQLLAGESMARMPYLPTAAEMEQYKFQEISETPKMMKGNYMEVRSMDHHERRECDMGMPGNSQGSVAEISTIAKEVDKVNQIINNCIDALKSESTSFQGVKSGAVSTAEPQLVLISEHPQGKSGLLSPAYKDSYHHSLQRHRTSDASPKRPSTATGGPMRSPRPYRSESKYIEKTSPTGETILTVTPAAAILRAEADKIRQYSDHRHSYPDAQIEELEGPDGHKSSMLEPLTHSRSRDLAYSQLSSHYHNLSYSSSPEYYCKPSHSIWEKFKLHRKRHKDDEYMAAGHALRKKVQFAKDEDLHDILDYWKGVSAQHKS comes from the coding sequence ATGACTCTCAGAGGAGCACCAATGGCCTGCAGCTCAGGCATGGTGATGAGTGCCTTCTTTTGGTCTGTAGCCATTGTATATTTGACTCATATTGGCAGAGTTAGTGGAGACTGCTGGCTAATCGAGGGTGAAAAGGGCTTTGTCTGGCTTGCGATTTGTAGCCAAAATCAACCACCATATGAGGCCATCCCACAGCATATCAACAGCACCATCGTGGACCTTCgtctgaatgaaaacaaaatcaaaagtatACATTATTCTGCCCTTAGTCGCTTTGCCAACTTGACCTACCTGAACCTCACCAAGAATGAAATCTCCTACATCGAAGACGGGGCCTTTTCTGCTCAGTTTAACCTACAAGTCCTTCAAATGGGCTTCAACAAGTTGCGGAACCTGACAGAGGGGATCCTCAGGGGCTTAGGAAAGCTGCAGTACCTCTACCTCCAAGCTAATCTGATTGAGACTGTGACACCCAATGCCTTTTGGGAATGTCCCAACATTGAGAACATTGATCTCTCCATGAACCGAATCCAGCAGTTAGATGGGTCCACGTTTACCAGTTTAACCAAACTGACCACCTGCGAGTTATACACCAACCCTTTCAACTGCTCATGTGAGTTACTTGGCTTTGTTAAATGGCTCTCAGTTTTCCCCAACAGGACCAATGAACGGATGGTCTGTGACTCCCCAGCTGGGGTCTCTGGTTATAGTTTACTGAGCCAGAACCCTAAAAATCCGACATATCGAAATGCGCTCCACATGCTCACTACTGTGTGTACTGATGAGTATGTGACGCCATTTATTCCCCTGCCCCCTGAATCCACGACATCCCCACCAGATGCAACGCTGTGTGGGCTGGAAGATTGTCCCTCAGGTACAGAACCAGATGACCTTACCATCAGTACCACCTACAATGACGTGGAGGTATCCCCTGTGATGAAACTGAAGCAGGTATCAAATACTGGCGCCATCGTCACAGTTCAGATTCCTTATCCCTTCAAGAAAATGTACATCCTTGTTCTGTACAACAACAGTTTTTTCACAGATATTCAAAACCTGAAAGACATAAAGGAGGATATTGAACTAAAGAACCTTAAACCACATACTGACTACACGTACTGTGTCGCGTCCATACGCAATTCTCTCAGACACAACCACACATGTCTGACAATCACCACTGGCCCTTGGAATGGAAAGGAAAGAGCTGTTACCAATGCGACTGCTACTCACTACATCATGACCATTTTAGGCTGCCTCTTCAGCATGGTCATCTTTCTGGGTGTGGTCTACTACTGCTTGCGAAGGAAGCGCCAGCAAGatgaaaagcacaaaaaagCAGGTAGCCTGAAGAAAAATATCATGGAACTTAAATATGGACAAGAACTGGAAGGGGGGACTATTTCTCGAATGTCGCAGAAGCAGTTGTTGGCTGGGGAGAGCATGGCTCGAATGCCGTATTTACCAACTGCTGCTGAGATGGAGCAGTACAAGTTTCAAGAGATAAGTGAAACTCCTAAAATGATGAAAGGAAATTACATGGAGGTGAGAAGTATGGACCACCATGAACGCAGGGAGTGTGACATGGGTATGCCTGGGAATAGCCAGGGGTCGGTGGCAGAGATCTCCACCATTGCGAAAGAGGTGGACAAAGTCAATCAAATCATCAACAACTGTATAGATGCTCTTAAATCAGAATCCACCTCTTTTCAAGGAGTTAAATCTGGAGCAGTTTCCACTGCAGAGCCCCAGCTCGTACTTATATCAGAACACCCACAGGGTAAATCTGGCCTTCTATCCCCAGCATACAAGGACAGCTaccatcactccctgcagaggCATCGGACCTCTGACGCCTCGCCAAAGAGACCCAGCACTGCCACAGGTGGGCCCATGCGCAGCCCCAGGCCTTATCGCTCCGAATCCAAGTACATAGAGAAAACCTCCCCAACAGGAGAGACCATCCTCACTGTAACACCTGCCGCTGCCATCCTGAGGGCTGAGGCAGACAAGATTCGCCAGTACAGTGACCACCGGCACTCGTATCCCGATGCTCAGATAGAGGAGCTGGAAGGACCTGACGGCCACAAGTCCTCCATGTTGGAGCCCCtgactcactcccgctccagagacttAGCGTATTCCCAGCTGTCCTCTCACTACCATAATCTAAGCTACTCCTCCAGTCCTGAATATTACTGCAAACCCTCACACAGCATCTGGGAGAAATTCAAACTCCACCGGAAACGGCACAAAGACGACGAGTACATGGCGGCAGGTCATGCGTTGCGCAAGAAAGTCCAGTTTGCAAAGGATGAGGACCTGCATGATATTTTAGACTACTGGAAAGGTGTATCAGCCCAACATAAATCATAA